Proteins encoded together in one Rhea pennata isolate bPtePen1 chromosome 27, bPtePen1.pri, whole genome shotgun sequence window:
- the LOC134151743 gene encoding inactive serine/threonine-protein kinase PLK5-like, which yields MLRRLGGAPTAEPAMARRRTRDQLPGGYIADAGSGTLYKRGRLLGQGAFGRCYELMDVSSSKVYAVKIIPQARLAEPGNRQRVEREIELHGRLRHRHVVGFHGHFADRSNVYVVLEYCSRRTLADILRVRDTLTEPEVRYYLRQIISGLRYLHGQGIVHRDLKPSNLFVTTSMQVKIGDMGLARREGPSGRRWGAVCGTPGFLAPEVVDRRGHSAASDVWALGCIMYAALAGSSPFEGASRQELYRRIRAARLPLPGSLSPGARALVASLLAPEPAARPGLGDVLRHDFFTQGFTPDTLPARACRSAPVFARPNLLCQVLRRAAAALLGGCQQPPNSGPRPSLPSPAGTRGHRTAEAVAGAVQEGVPGHPDFRDRN from the exons ATGCTGAGGCGCCTGGG TGGTGCCCCCACCGCAGAGCCAGCCATGGCCCGGAGGCGCACAAGGGACCAGCTCCCCGGCGGCTACATCGCCGACGCAGGCAGCGGGACGCTGTACAAGCGCGGCCGGCTCCTTGGCCAG GGTGCTTTTGGGCGATGCTACGAGCTCATGGACGTGTCCAGCAGCAAGGTCTACGCGGTGAAGATCATCCCGCAGGCCCGGCTTGCCGAGCCGGGGAACAGGCAGCGG GTGGAGAGGGAGATCGAGCTGCACGGCCGCCTGCGCCACCGGCACGTCGTCGGCTTCCACGGGCACTTCGCCGACCGCAGCAACGTCTACGTAGTGCTGGAGTACTGCAGCCGCAGG ACCCTGGCTGACATCCTGCGGGTCCGGGACACGCTGACGGAGCCGGAGGTGCGGTACTACCTGCGGCAGATCATCTCGGGGCTGCGCTACCTGCACGGGCAGGGCATCGTGCACCGGGACCTCAAGCCGA GTAACCTCTTCGTCACCACGAGCATGCAGGTGAAGATCGGCGACATGGGGCTGGCGAGGCGCGAGGGGCCGAGCGGCCGGCGCTGGGG CGCCGTCTGCGGGACGCCCGGCTTCCTGGCCCCGGAGGTGGTCGACAGGAGGGGACACTCGGCGGCCTCCGACGTCTGGGCGCTGGGCTGCATCAT GTACGCGGCGCTGGCGGGTTCCTCCCCGTTCGAGGGCGCCAGCCGGCAGGAGCTGTACCGGCGCATCCGGGCGGCGCGGCTCCCGCTGCCCGGCAGCCTCTCGCCCGGCGCCCGGGCCCTCGTCGCCAGCCTGCTGgccccggagccggcggcgcggcccggcctcGGCGACGTGCTGCGCCATGACTTCTTCACGCAG GGCTTCACTCCGGACACGCTGCCGGCCCGTGCCTGCCGCTCGGCGCCTGTCTTCGCCAGGCCCAACCTGCTGTGCCAAGTGCTGCGGCGAGCTGCCGCGGCGCTGCTCGGGGGGTGCCAGCAGCCCCCCAACAGCGGGCCACGgccctccctgcccagcccGGCAGGGACCCGCGGGCACCGCACCGCTGAGGCTGTCGCAGGTGCCGTGCAGGAGGGCGTCCCCGGCCACCCCGACTTCCGAGATAGGAACTGA
- the ADAMTSL5 gene encoding ADAMTS-like protein 5 isoform X2, producing the protein MAGPAARGGPPRAGRPTPWRALLLAWLSLGTGTAQDPALGTAARGPEPPARGAWGPWGPWSACSSTCGDGVALRTRRCLRVPGEERCEGEPRQYRVCQLHCSLYDAKPVLGAPAGYRWVPFHGAPNVCDLNCLAVGHNFYYTFGRVLDGTRCSPGSPDLCVGGRCLSAGCDGILGSGARPNACGQCDGGHDACLFVHRLFQGAPPSSGYFGYRNVTKIPAGATNIKVTDKSRNYLALMTSDRRYVVNGDWSIAWPGAYEAAGTRVLYARAADGTESLEAPGPTAEDLYVLVLLQEPNPGIEYEFWVPRPHATSPLRQPQPRGAGSPQPTPAPAPPPLPLPQGAATETPRRNPASHGGTHAGRCGRCRTPKGRSQRIRHFCQSDFVFQARILAVHTVGQETRYEVQVKTPYRHRFPLVSREYVWVSNTCGCPRLLPGRQYLLMARRHVNHEHTLNRILLQDDSYARPWSPREDRLVRDAARRCAQPP; encoded by the exons ATggccgggccggcggcccgcggcggccccccccgcgccgg GCGCCCGACGCCGTGGcgagccctgctgctggcctggctGAGCCTGGGCACCGGCACCGCGCAG GACCCGGCGCTGGGgacggcggcgcggggccccgagcccccggcccgcggcgcctgGGGGCCCTGGGGGCCCTGGAGcgcctgctccagcacctgcgGCGACGGCGTCGCGCTCCGCACCCGGCGCTGCCTGCG GGTCCCCGGCGAGGAGCGGTGCGAGGGGGAGCCGCGGCAGTACCGCGTGTGCCAGCTCCAC TGCTCCCTCTACGACGCCAAGCCTGTGCTGGGCGCCCCGGCCGGGTACCGCTGGGTGCCGTTCCACGGAG CGCCCAACGTCTGCGACCTCAACTGCCTGGCCGTGGGGCACAACTTCTACTACACCTTCGGACGGGTGCTGGACGGCAcccgctgcagccccggctccccggACCTCTGCGTCGGCGGGCGCTGCCTG AGCGCCGGCTGCGACGGGATCCTGGGCTCGGGCGCCCGGCCCAACGCCTGCGGCCAGTGCGACGGCGGCCACGACGCGTGCCTCTTCGTGCACCGGCTCTTCCAGGGCGCGCCCCCCTCCTCCG GTTATTTCGGCTACAGGAACGTGACCAAGATCCCGGCCGGGGCCACCAACATCAAGGTGACAGACAAGAGCCGCAACTACCTAG cactAATGACCAGCGACCGGCGCTACGTGGTCAACGGGGACTGGTCCATCGCCTGGCCCGGGGCGTACGAGGCGGCCGGCACCCGGGTGCTCTACGCCCGCGCCGCCGACGGCACCGAGAGCCTGGAGGCGCCGGGGCCCACGGCCGAGGACCTCTACGTGCTG gtgctgctgcaggagccCAACCCCGGCATCGAGTACGAGTTCTGGGTGCCCCGGCCGCACGCCACCAGCCCCCTgcgccagccccagccccggggggccggcagcccccagcccacCCCGGCCCCCGCGCCACCACCACTGCCGCTGCCCCAGGGCGCTGCCACTGAGACGCCACGGAGAAACCCTGCCAGCCACGGCGGGACCCACGCAG GACGGTGCGGGAGGTGCCGGACGCCCAAGGGACGGTCCCAGCGCATCCGCCACTTCTGCCAGAGCGACTTTg TCTTCCAGGCGCGGATCCTGGCAGTGCACACGGTGGGGCAGGAGACGCGCTACGAGGTGCAGGTGAAGACGCCGTACCGGCACCGCTTCCCGCTGGTGTCCCGCGAGTACGTCTGGGTGTCCAACACCTGCGGCTGCCCCCGGCTGCTGCCGGGCCGCCAGTACCTGCTCATGGCCCGGCGGCACGTCAACCACGAGCACACGCTCAACCGCATCCTGCTGCAGGACGACAGCTACGCCCGGCCCTGGTCGCCCCGCGAGGACCGGCTGGTGCGGGACGCGGCCCGCCGCTGCGCCCAGCCGCCCTGA
- the ADAMTSL5 gene encoding ADAMTS-like protein 5 isoform X4, which produces MAGPAARGGPPRAGVPGEERCEGEPRQYRVCQLHGCPSGSVPFRAMQCSLYDAKPVLGAPAGYRWVPFHGAPNVCDLNCLAVGHNFYYTFGRVLDGTRCSPGSPDLCVGGRCLSAGCDGILGSGARPNACGQCDGGHDACLFVHRLFQGAPPSSGYFGYRNVTKIPAGATNIKVTDKSRNYLALMTSDRRYVVNGDWSIAWPGAYEAAGTRVLYARAADGTESLEAPGPTAEDLYVLVLLQEPNPGIEYEFWVPRPHATSPLRQPQPRGAGSPQPTPAPAPPPLPLPQGAATETPRRNPASHGGTHAGRCGRCRTPKGRSQRIRHFCQSDFVFQARILAVHTVGQETRYEVQVKTPYRHRFPLVSREYVWVSNTCGCPRLLPGRQYLLMARRHVNHEHTLNRILLQDDSYARPWSPREDRLVRDAARRCAQPP; this is translated from the exons ATggccgggccggcggcccgcggcggccccccccgcgccgg GGTCCCCGGCGAGGAGCGGTGCGAGGGGGAGCCGCGGCAGTACCGCGTGTGCCAGCTCCAC GGCTGCCCCAGCGGCTCGGTGCCCTTCCGCGCCATGCAGTGCTCCCTCTACGACGCCAAGCCTGTGCTGGGCGCCCCGGCCGGGTACCGCTGGGTGCCGTTCCACGGAG CGCCCAACGTCTGCGACCTCAACTGCCTGGCCGTGGGGCACAACTTCTACTACACCTTCGGACGGGTGCTGGACGGCAcccgctgcagccccggctccccggACCTCTGCGTCGGCGGGCGCTGCCTG AGCGCCGGCTGCGACGGGATCCTGGGCTCGGGCGCCCGGCCCAACGCCTGCGGCCAGTGCGACGGCGGCCACGACGCGTGCCTCTTCGTGCACCGGCTCTTCCAGGGCGCGCCCCCCTCCTCCG GTTATTTCGGCTACAGGAACGTGACCAAGATCCCGGCCGGGGCCACCAACATCAAGGTGACAGACAAGAGCCGCAACTACCTAG cactAATGACCAGCGACCGGCGCTACGTGGTCAACGGGGACTGGTCCATCGCCTGGCCCGGGGCGTACGAGGCGGCCGGCACCCGGGTGCTCTACGCCCGCGCCGCCGACGGCACCGAGAGCCTGGAGGCGCCGGGGCCCACGGCCGAGGACCTCTACGTGCTG gtgctgctgcaggagccCAACCCCGGCATCGAGTACGAGTTCTGGGTGCCCCGGCCGCACGCCACCAGCCCCCTgcgccagccccagccccggggggccggcagcccccagcccacCCCGGCCCCCGCGCCACCACCACTGCCGCTGCCCCAGGGCGCTGCCACTGAGACGCCACGGAGAAACCCTGCCAGCCACGGCGGGACCCACGCAG GACGGTGCGGGAGGTGCCGGACGCCCAAGGGACGGTCCCAGCGCATCCGCCACTTCTGCCAGAGCGACTTTg TCTTCCAGGCGCGGATCCTGGCAGTGCACACGGTGGGGCAGGAGACGCGCTACGAGGTGCAGGTGAAGACGCCGTACCGGCACCGCTTCCCGCTGGTGTCCCGCGAGTACGTCTGGGTGTCCAACACCTGCGGCTGCCCCCGGCTGCTGCCGGGCCGCCAGTACCTGCTCATGGCCCGGCGGCACGTCAACCACGAGCACACGCTCAACCGCATCCTGCTGCAGGACGACAGCTACGCCCGGCCCTGGTCGCCCCGCGAGGACCGGCTGGTGCGGGACGCGGCCCGCCGCTGCGCCCAGCCGCCCTGA
- the ADAMTSL5 gene encoding ADAMTS-like protein 5 isoform X6: MAGPAARGGPPRAGRPTPWRALLLAWLSLGTGTAQGPRRGAVRGGAAAVPRVPAPRLPQRLGALPRHAVLPLRRQACAGRPGRVPLGAVPRSAQRLRPQLPGRGAQLLLHLRTGAGRHPLQPRLPGPLRRRALPGYFGYRNVTKIPAGATNIKVTDKSRNYLALMTSDRRYVVNGDWSIAWPGAYEAAGTRVLYARAADGTESLEAPGPTAEDLYVLVLLQEPNPGIEYEFWVPRPHATSPLRQPQPRGAGSPQPTPAPAPPPLPLPQGAATETPRRNPASHGGTHAGRCGRCRTPKGRSQRIRHFCQSDFVFQARILAVHTVGQETRYEVQVKTPYRHRFPLVSREYVWVSNTCGCPRLLPGRQYLLMARRHVNHEHTLNRILLQDDSYARPWSPREDRLVRDAARRCAQPP, from the exons ATggccgggccggcggcccgcggcggccccccccgcgccgg GCGCCCGACGCCGTGGcgagccctgctgctggcctggctGAGCCTGGGCACCGGCACCGCGCAG GGTCCCCGGCGAGGAGCGGTGCGAGGGGGAGCCGCGGCAGTACCGCGTGTGCCAGCTCCAC GGCTGCCCCAGCGGCTCGGTGCCCTTCCGCGCCATGCAGTGCTCCCTCTACGACGCCAAGCCTGTGCTGGGCGCCCCGGCCGGGTACCGCTGGGTGCCGTTCCACGGAG CGCCCAACGTCTGCGACCTCAACTGCCTGGCCGTGGGGCACAACTTCTACTACACCTTCGGACGGGTGCTGGACGGCAcccgctgcagccccggctccccggACCTCTGCGTCGGCGGGCGCTGCCTG GTTATTTCGGCTACAGGAACGTGACCAAGATCCCGGCCGGGGCCACCAACATCAAGGTGACAGACAAGAGCCGCAACTACCTAG cactAATGACCAGCGACCGGCGCTACGTGGTCAACGGGGACTGGTCCATCGCCTGGCCCGGGGCGTACGAGGCGGCCGGCACCCGGGTGCTCTACGCCCGCGCCGCCGACGGCACCGAGAGCCTGGAGGCGCCGGGGCCCACGGCCGAGGACCTCTACGTGCTG gtgctgctgcaggagccCAACCCCGGCATCGAGTACGAGTTCTGGGTGCCCCGGCCGCACGCCACCAGCCCCCTgcgccagccccagccccggggggccggcagcccccagcccacCCCGGCCCCCGCGCCACCACCACTGCCGCTGCCCCAGGGCGCTGCCACTGAGACGCCACGGAGAAACCCTGCCAGCCACGGCGGGACCCACGCAG GACGGTGCGGGAGGTGCCGGACGCCCAAGGGACGGTCCCAGCGCATCCGCCACTTCTGCCAGAGCGACTTTg TCTTCCAGGCGCGGATCCTGGCAGTGCACACGGTGGGGCAGGAGACGCGCTACGAGGTGCAGGTGAAGACGCCGTACCGGCACCGCTTCCCGCTGGTGTCCCGCGAGTACGTCTGGGTGTCCAACACCTGCGGCTGCCCCCGGCTGCTGCCGGGCCGCCAGTACCTGCTCATGGCCCGGCGGCACGTCAACCACGAGCACACGCTCAACCGCATCCTGCTGCAGGACGACAGCTACGCCCGGCCCTGGTCGCCCCGCGAGGACCGGCTGGTGCGGGACGCGGCCCGCCGCTGCGCCCAGCCGCCCTGA
- the ADAMTSL5 gene encoding ADAMTS-like protein 5 isoform X5, giving the protein MAGPAARGGPPRAGRPTPWRALLLAWLSLGTGTAQGPRRGAVRGGAAAVPRVPAPLLPLRRQACAGRPGRVPLGAVPRSAQRLRPQLPGRGAQLLLHLRTGAGRHPLQPRLPGPLRRRALPERRLRRDPGLGRPAQRLRPVRRRPRRVPLRAPALPGRAPLLRLFRLQERDQDPGRGHQHQALMTSDRRYVVNGDWSIAWPGAYEAAGTRVLYARAADGTESLEAPGPTAEDLYVLVLLQEPNPGIEYEFWVPRPHATSPLRQPQPRGAGSPQPTPAPAPPPLPLPQGAATETPRRNPASHGGTHAGRCGRCRTPKGRSQRIRHFCQSDFVFQARILAVHTVGQETRYEVQVKTPYRHRFPLVSREYVWVSNTCGCPRLLPGRQYLLMARRHVNHEHTLNRILLQDDSYARPWSPREDRLVRDAARRCAQPP; this is encoded by the exons ATggccgggccggcggcccgcggcggccccccccgcgccgg GCGCCCGACGCCGTGGcgagccctgctgctggcctggctGAGCCTGGGCACCGGCACCGCGCAG GGTCCCCGGCGAGGAGCGGTGCGAGGGGGAGCCGCGGCAGTACCGCGTGTGCCAGCTCCAC TGCTCCCTCTACGACGCCAAGCCTGTGCTGGGCGCCCCGGCCGGGTACCGCTGGGTGCCGTTCCACGGAG CGCCCAACGTCTGCGACCTCAACTGCCTGGCCGTGGGGCACAACTTCTACTACACCTTCGGACGGGTGCTGGACGGCAcccgctgcagccccggctccccggACCTCTGCGTCGGCGGGCGCTGCCTG AGCGCCGGCTGCGACGGGATCCTGGGCTCGGGCGCCCGGCCCAACGCCTGCGGCCAGTGCGACGGCGGCCACGACGCGTGCCTCTTCGTGCACCGGCTCTTCCAGGGCGCGCCCCCCTCCTCCG GTTATTTCGGCTACAGGAACGTGACCAAGATCCCGGCCGGGGCCACCAACATCAAG cactAATGACCAGCGACCGGCGCTACGTGGTCAACGGGGACTGGTCCATCGCCTGGCCCGGGGCGTACGAGGCGGCCGGCACCCGGGTGCTCTACGCCCGCGCCGCCGACGGCACCGAGAGCCTGGAGGCGCCGGGGCCCACGGCCGAGGACCTCTACGTGCTG gtgctgctgcaggagccCAACCCCGGCATCGAGTACGAGTTCTGGGTGCCCCGGCCGCACGCCACCAGCCCCCTgcgccagccccagccccggggggccggcagcccccagcccacCCCGGCCCCCGCGCCACCACCACTGCCGCTGCCCCAGGGCGCTGCCACTGAGACGCCACGGAGAAACCCTGCCAGCCACGGCGGGACCCACGCAG GACGGTGCGGGAGGTGCCGGACGCCCAAGGGACGGTCCCAGCGCATCCGCCACTTCTGCCAGAGCGACTTTg TCTTCCAGGCGCGGATCCTGGCAGTGCACACGGTGGGGCAGGAGACGCGCTACGAGGTGCAGGTGAAGACGCCGTACCGGCACCGCTTCCCGCTGGTGTCCCGCGAGTACGTCTGGGTGTCCAACACCTGCGGCTGCCCCCGGCTGCTGCCGGGCCGCCAGTACCTGCTCATGGCCCGGCGGCACGTCAACCACGAGCACACGCTCAACCGCATCCTGCTGCAGGACGACAGCTACGCCCGGCCCTGGTCGCCCCGCGAGGACCGGCTGGTGCGGGACGCGGCCCGCCGCTGCGCCCAGCCGCCCTGA
- the ADAMTSL5 gene encoding ADAMTS-like protein 5 isoform X1, protein MAGPAARGGPPRAGRPTPWRALLLAWLSLGTGTAQDPALGTAARGPEPPARGAWGPWGPWSACSSTCGDGVALRTRRCLRVPGEERCEGEPRQYRVCQLHGCPSGSVPFRAMQCSLYDAKPVLGAPAGYRWVPFHGAPNVCDLNCLAVGHNFYYTFGRVLDGTRCSPGSPDLCVGGRCLSAGCDGILGSGARPNACGQCDGGHDACLFVHRLFQGAPPSSGYFGYRNVTKIPAGATNIKVTDKSRNYLALMTSDRRYVVNGDWSIAWPGAYEAAGTRVLYARAADGTESLEAPGPTAEDLYVLVLLQEPNPGIEYEFWVPRPHATSPLRQPQPRGAGSPQPTPAPAPPPLPLPQGAATETPRRNPASHGGTHAGRCGRCRTPKGRSQRIRHFCQSDFVFQARILAVHTVGQETRYEVQVKTPYRHRFPLVSREYVWVSNTCGCPRLLPGRQYLLMARRHVNHEHTLNRILLQDDSYARPWSPREDRLVRDAARRCAQPP, encoded by the exons ATggccgggccggcggcccgcggcggccccccccgcgccgg GCGCCCGACGCCGTGGcgagccctgctgctggcctggctGAGCCTGGGCACCGGCACCGCGCAG GACCCGGCGCTGGGgacggcggcgcggggccccgagcccccggcccgcggcgcctgGGGGCCCTGGGGGCCCTGGAGcgcctgctccagcacctgcgGCGACGGCGTCGCGCTCCGCACCCGGCGCTGCCTGCG GGTCCCCGGCGAGGAGCGGTGCGAGGGGGAGCCGCGGCAGTACCGCGTGTGCCAGCTCCAC GGCTGCCCCAGCGGCTCGGTGCCCTTCCGCGCCATGCAGTGCTCCCTCTACGACGCCAAGCCTGTGCTGGGCGCCCCGGCCGGGTACCGCTGGGTGCCGTTCCACGGAG CGCCCAACGTCTGCGACCTCAACTGCCTGGCCGTGGGGCACAACTTCTACTACACCTTCGGACGGGTGCTGGACGGCAcccgctgcagccccggctccccggACCTCTGCGTCGGCGGGCGCTGCCTG AGCGCCGGCTGCGACGGGATCCTGGGCTCGGGCGCCCGGCCCAACGCCTGCGGCCAGTGCGACGGCGGCCACGACGCGTGCCTCTTCGTGCACCGGCTCTTCCAGGGCGCGCCCCCCTCCTCCG GTTATTTCGGCTACAGGAACGTGACCAAGATCCCGGCCGGGGCCACCAACATCAAGGTGACAGACAAGAGCCGCAACTACCTAG cactAATGACCAGCGACCGGCGCTACGTGGTCAACGGGGACTGGTCCATCGCCTGGCCCGGGGCGTACGAGGCGGCCGGCACCCGGGTGCTCTACGCCCGCGCCGCCGACGGCACCGAGAGCCTGGAGGCGCCGGGGCCCACGGCCGAGGACCTCTACGTGCTG gtgctgctgcaggagccCAACCCCGGCATCGAGTACGAGTTCTGGGTGCCCCGGCCGCACGCCACCAGCCCCCTgcgccagccccagccccggggggccggcagcccccagcccacCCCGGCCCCCGCGCCACCACCACTGCCGCTGCCCCAGGGCGCTGCCACTGAGACGCCACGGAGAAACCCTGCCAGCCACGGCGGGACCCACGCAG GACGGTGCGGGAGGTGCCGGACGCCCAAGGGACGGTCCCAGCGCATCCGCCACTTCTGCCAGAGCGACTTTg TCTTCCAGGCGCGGATCCTGGCAGTGCACACGGTGGGGCAGGAGACGCGCTACGAGGTGCAGGTGAAGACGCCGTACCGGCACCGCTTCCCGCTGGTGTCCCGCGAGTACGTCTGGGTGTCCAACACCTGCGGCTGCCCCCGGCTGCTGCCGGGCCGCCAGTACCTGCTCATGGCCCGGCGGCACGTCAACCACGAGCACACGCTCAACCGCATCCTGCTGCAGGACGACAGCTACGCCCGGCCCTGGTCGCCCCGCGAGGACCGGCTGGTGCGGGACGCGGCCCGCCGCTGCGCCCAGCCGCCCTGA
- the LOC134151742 gene encoding CTD small phosphatase-like protein 3 → MASPGQVTPRAKRRRRDPGAPGLSAAEARAPRHDEGGWGASPAVGRRGRAQGGCVVEPAAPGEAKPATPRPRPERREPWAKRGERAAAPRTARDPACPPARPRRRGLYFAGLPADEERDPAVPGLLAPAASAPAPARGGPRKTRSTPEPTLVLELEGTLVCSSVLAGGRAPGTVATFTTAFQGDAYEVHLKLRPHVQQFLESLSKTYEIFVFTTAKQDYAEKVLDVLDPKRKLIRHCLSQRDCLCARGCYWKDLSLLSRDLAKTVALDHTIQGFASQAANWIPVPRWRGDPGDEELLRLIPLLGELCQAGDVRTEIQRQFPLCRLLAED, encoded by the exons ATGGCGAGCCCAGGGCAGGTCACGCCGCGGGCCAAACGGCGCCGCAGGGACCCAGGGGCTCCGGGGCTCTCGGCCGCCGAAGCCAGGGCCCCCCGGCACGACgaggggggctggggggcatCGCCCGCGgtggggcggcggggccgggcccagGGGGGCTGCGTCGTCgagcccgccgcccccggggagGCCAAGCCGGCCACGCCGCGGCCGCGTCCGGAGCGCCGCGAGCCGTGGGCGAAGAGGGGCGAGCGCGCGGCCGCCCCACGGACCGCCCGGGACCCCGCGTGCCCCCCggcacggccccgccgccgcggcctctACTTCGCGGGGCTCCCCGCGGACGAGGAGCGGGACCCCGCCGTCCCCGGCCT GCTGGCccccgccgcctcggcccccgcgcccgcccggggGGGGCCCAGGAAGACCCGCAGCACGCCGGAGCCCACGCTTGTGCTGGAGCTG GAGGGGACCCTGGTCTGCTCCTCCGTGCtggccggcggccgggcgccgggcacCGTGGCCACCTTCACCACGGCCTTCCAGGGAGACGCCTACGAG GTTCACCTGAAGCTGCGTCCCCACGTGCAGCAGTTCCTGGAGAGCCTTTCCAAGACGTACGAG ATCTTCGTCTTCACGACCGCTAAGCAGGACTACGCGGAGAAGGTCCTGGACGTGCTGGACCCCAAGAGGAAGCTGATCAG GCACTGCCTCTCCCAGCGGGATTGCCTCTGCGCCCGGGGCTGCTACTGGAAGGACctgtccctgctgagcagagaccTGGCCAAGACGGTGGCCCTCGACCACACCATCCAGGGCTTTGCCTCCCAG GCTGCCAACTGGATCCCGGTGCCGAGGTGGCGGGGGGACCCTGGGGACGAGGAGCTGCTGCGCCTCATCCCGCTGTTGGGAGAGCTCTGCCAGGCG GGCGACGTGCGCACTGAGATCCAGCGGCAGTTCCCgctctgcaggctgctggcCGAGGACTAG
- the ADAMTSL5 gene encoding ADAMTS-like protein 5 isoform X3, with translation MAGPAARGGPPRAGRPTPWRALLLAWLSLGTGTAQGPRRGAVRGGAAAVPRVPAPRLPQRLGALPRHAVLPLRRQACAGRPGRVPLGAVPRSAQRLRPQLPGRGAQLLLHLRTGAGRHPLQPRLPGPLRRRALPERRLRRDPGLGRPAQRLRPVRRRPRRVPLRAPALPGRAPLLRLFRLQERDQDPGRGHQHQALMTSDRRYVVNGDWSIAWPGAYEAAGTRVLYARAADGTESLEAPGPTAEDLYVLVLLQEPNPGIEYEFWVPRPHATSPLRQPQPRGAGSPQPTPAPAPPPLPLPQGAATETPRRNPASHGGTHAGRCGRCRTPKGRSQRIRHFCQSDFVFQARILAVHTVGQETRYEVQVKTPYRHRFPLVSREYVWVSNTCGCPRLLPGRQYLLMARRHVNHEHTLNRILLQDDSYARPWSPREDRLVRDAARRCAQPP, from the exons ATggccgggccggcggcccgcggcggccccccccgcgccgg GCGCCCGACGCCGTGGcgagccctgctgctggcctggctGAGCCTGGGCACCGGCACCGCGCAG GGTCCCCGGCGAGGAGCGGTGCGAGGGGGAGCCGCGGCAGTACCGCGTGTGCCAGCTCCAC GGCTGCCCCAGCGGCTCGGTGCCCTTCCGCGCCATGCAGTGCTCCCTCTACGACGCCAAGCCTGTGCTGGGCGCCCCGGCCGGGTACCGCTGGGTGCCGTTCCACGGAG CGCCCAACGTCTGCGACCTCAACTGCCTGGCCGTGGGGCACAACTTCTACTACACCTTCGGACGGGTGCTGGACGGCAcccgctgcagccccggctccccggACCTCTGCGTCGGCGGGCGCTGCCTG AGCGCCGGCTGCGACGGGATCCTGGGCTCGGGCGCCCGGCCCAACGCCTGCGGCCAGTGCGACGGCGGCCACGACGCGTGCCTCTTCGTGCACCGGCTCTTCCAGGGCGCGCCCCCCTCCTCCG GTTATTTCGGCTACAGGAACGTGACCAAGATCCCGGCCGGGGCCACCAACATCAAG cactAATGACCAGCGACCGGCGCTACGTGGTCAACGGGGACTGGTCCATCGCCTGGCCCGGGGCGTACGAGGCGGCCGGCACCCGGGTGCTCTACGCCCGCGCCGCCGACGGCACCGAGAGCCTGGAGGCGCCGGGGCCCACGGCCGAGGACCTCTACGTGCTG gtgctgctgcaggagccCAACCCCGGCATCGAGTACGAGTTCTGGGTGCCCCGGCCGCACGCCACCAGCCCCCTgcgccagccccagccccggggggccggcagcccccagcccacCCCGGCCCCCGCGCCACCACCACTGCCGCTGCCCCAGGGCGCTGCCACTGAGACGCCACGGAGAAACCCTGCCAGCCACGGCGGGACCCACGCAG GACGGTGCGGGAGGTGCCGGACGCCCAAGGGACGGTCCCAGCGCATCCGCCACTTCTGCCAGAGCGACTTTg TCTTCCAGGCGCGGATCCTGGCAGTGCACACGGTGGGGCAGGAGACGCGCTACGAGGTGCAGGTGAAGACGCCGTACCGGCACCGCTTCCCGCTGGTGTCCCGCGAGTACGTCTGGGTGTCCAACACCTGCGGCTGCCCCCGGCTGCTGCCGGGCCGCCAGTACCTGCTCATGGCCCGGCGGCACGTCAACCACGAGCACACGCTCAACCGCATCCTGCTGCAGGACGACAGCTACGCCCGGCCCTGGTCGCCCCGCGAGGACCGGCTGGTGCGGGACGCGGCCCGCCGCTGCGCCCAGCCGCCCTGA